Proteins encoded together in one Pseudomonas oryzicola window:
- the rnhB gene encoding ribonuclease HII, giving the protein MQIGLDFNLVEDLVAGVDEVGRGPLCGAVVTAAVILDPARPILGLNDSKKLTEARREALFDEICEKALSFCIARAEVEEIDRLNILHATMLAMQRAVEGLHITPKLALIDGNRCPKLAVPASPVVKGDSQVPAIAAASILAKVTRDREMSAFELIYPGYGIGGHKGYPTPVHLEALARLGPTPIHRRSFAPVRAAWDAREGVTASLI; this is encoded by the coding sequence ATGCAGATTGGACTGGACTTCAACCTGGTCGAAGACCTTGTCGCTGGTGTCGACGAGGTGGGCCGTGGCCCGCTGTGCGGCGCGGTGGTGACGGCGGCGGTGATCCTCGACCCGGCGCGCCCGATCCTCGGCCTGAACGATTCGAAGAAACTCACCGAAGCCAGGCGCGAGGCGCTGTTCGATGAGATCTGCGAGAAGGCCCTGAGCTTCTGCATCGCCCGTGCCGAGGTCGAGGAAATCGACCGTCTGAACATCCTGCACGCCACCATGCTGGCCATGCAGCGCGCCGTGGAAGGCCTGCACATTACACCGAAGCTGGCCCTGATCGACGGCAACCGCTGCCCGAAACTGGCCGTACCGGCGTCGCCGGTAGTCAAGGGCGATAGCCAGGTGCCGGCCATCGCGGCGGCGTCGATCCTGGCCAAGGTGACCCGTGACCGGGAGATGAGCGCATTCGAGCTGATCTACCCGGGTTATGGCATTGGTGGGCACAAGGGCTACCCGACCCCGGTGCACCTCGAGGCCTTGGCGCGGCTGGGGCCTACGCCCATTCACCGGCGCTCCTTTGCCCCGGTGCGGGCGGCCTGGGATGCGCGCGAAGGCGTCACGGCTTCCCTGATCTGA
- the lpxB gene encoding lipid-A-disaccharide synthase yields MAQLCVALVAGEASGDILGSGLMRALKARHPDVRFIGVGGPLMEAEGLQSYFPMERLAVMGLVEVLGRLRELLKRRKLLIETLIGERPDAFIGIDAPDFTLNIELKLRQAGIKTVHYVSPSVWAWRQKRVLKIREGCDLMLTLLPFEARFYEEKGVPVRFVGHPLADTIPLEADRPAARAELGLGEGPVVALMPGSRGGEVGRLGALFLDAAERLCQQVPGVRFVLPCANAARRAQIEQMLEGRQLPLTLLDGQSHQALAACDAVLIASGTATLEALLYKRPMVVAYRLAPLTYWILKRLVKSPYVSLPNLLAQRALVPELLQDDATSEALANTLAPLVANGSQQTERFDEIHRTLRRDASNQAAEAVLALLKDR; encoded by the coding sequence ATGGCCCAGCTTTGCGTAGCCTTGGTCGCAGGTGAGGCCAGCGGCGACATCCTCGGTTCAGGCCTGATGCGTGCCCTCAAGGCACGCCACCCTGACGTGCGGTTCATCGGCGTTGGCGGCCCGCTGATGGAAGCCGAAGGGCTGCAATCCTATTTCCCCATGGAGCGCCTGGCCGTCATGGGCCTGGTCGAAGTGCTGGGGCGCCTGCGTGAGCTGCTCAAACGCCGCAAGCTGCTGATCGAGACCCTGATTGGCGAAAGGCCCGATGCCTTCATCGGCATCGATGCCCCGGACTTCACCCTCAATATCGAGCTGAAACTGCGTCAGGCGGGTATCAAGACCGTGCATTACGTCAGCCCTTCGGTCTGGGCCTGGCGGCAAAAGCGTGTGCTGAAGATTCGCGAAGGCTGCGACCTGATGCTCACGCTGTTGCCGTTCGAGGCACGCTTCTATGAAGAAAAGGGTGTGCCGGTGCGCTTCGTTGGCCATCCACTGGCTGACACCATCCCGCTCGAGGCGGACCGCCCGGCGGCGCGTGCCGAGCTGGGCCTGGGCGAAGGGCCGGTGGTGGCACTGATGCCCGGCAGCCGCGGCGGCGAAGTCGGGCGCCTGGGGGCATTGTTCCTTGATGCGGCTGAACGGCTGTGCCAGCAGGTTCCGGGCGTGCGTTTCGTGTTGCCCTGCGCCAATGCCGCACGGCGCGCCCAGATCGAGCAGATGCTCGAAGGGCGCCAACTGCCGCTGACCCTGCTCGATGGCCAGTCGCACCAGGCCCTGGCTGCCTGTGACGCGGTGCTGATCGCCTCGGGTACCGCTACACTCGAAGCGTTGCTGTACAAGCGCCCGATGGTGGTGGCTTACCGCCTGGCGCCGTTGACCTACTGGATCCTCAAGCGTCTGGTAAAAAGCCCTTATGTGTCGCTGCCAAACCTGCTCGCCCAGCGCGCGCTGGTGCCCGAGCTGTTGCAGGACGACGCCACCAGCGAAGCGCTGGCCAATACCCTGGCGCCACTGGTAGCCAATGGCAGCCAGCAGACCGAGCGCTTTGACGAAATTCACCGCACCTTGCGCCGCGACGCCTCCAACCAGGCGGCCGAGGCGGTACTGGCCCTGCTCAAGGACCGTTGA
- the lpxA gene encoding acyl-ACP--UDP-N-acetylglucosamine O-acyltransferase, translating into MNSIDPRAIIDPSAKLADGVEVGPWSIVGPDVEIGEGTVIGPHVVLKGPTRIGKHNRIFQFSSIGEDTPDLKYKGEPTRLVIGDHNVIREGVTIHRGTIQDRAETTVGDHNLIMAYAHIGHDSVIGNHCILVNNTALAGHVHVGDWAILSGYTLVHQYCHIGAHAFSGMGTAIGKDVPAFVTVFGSPAEARSMNFEGMRRRGFSDEVIHVLRRCYKIVYRQGLTVEDALKELDELAAQHPEVELFRQSIVNSARGITR; encoded by the coding sequence ATGAATTCGATTGATCCTCGGGCCATTATCGATCCCTCGGCCAAGCTGGCCGATGGCGTCGAGGTCGGCCCTTGGTCGATCGTTGGCCCCGATGTGGAAATCGGGGAGGGCACCGTTATCGGCCCGCATGTTGTGCTCAAAGGTCCGACCCGTATCGGCAAGCACAACCGTATCTTTCAGTTTTCCTCGATCGGCGAAGACACGCCCGACCTCAAGTACAAAGGTGAACCGACGCGCCTGGTGATTGGTGACCACAACGTGATCCGCGAAGGGGTGACCATCCACCGCGGCACCATCCAGGACCGCGCGGAAACCACCGTGGGCGACCACAACCTGATCATGGCCTATGCCCACATCGGCCACGACAGCGTCATCGGCAACCATTGCATCCTCGTCAACAACACGGCGCTGGCCGGGCATGTGCATGTCGGCGACTGGGCGATCCTGTCCGGTTATACCCTGGTTCATCAGTACTGCCATATCGGCGCCCATGCGTTCTCCGGCATGGGTACGGCGATCGGCAAGGACGTACCGGCGTTCGTCACCGTGTTCGGCAGCCCGGCGGAAGCGCGCAGCATGAACTTCGAAGGTATGCGCCGGCGCGGTTTCAGCGACGAGGTCATCCATGTACTGCGCCGTTGCTACAAGATCGTCTATCGCCAGGGCCTGACCGTCGAAGACGCGCTCAAGGAGCTGGACGAACTGGCTGCGCAGCATCCTGAGGTCGAGCTGTTCCGTCAGTCGATCGTGAACTCCGCCCGCGGCATCACCCGCTGA
- the fabZ gene encoding 3-hydroxyacyl-ACP dehydratase FabZ, whose protein sequence is MMDINEIREYLPHRYPFLLVDRVTDLDYEAQSIRAYKNVSINEPFFNGHFPAHPIMPGVLIIEAMAQAAGILGFKMLDAKPADGTLYYFVGSDKLRFRQPVLPGDQLVLEAKFLSRKSMIWKFECRALVDGKPVCSAEITCAERSL, encoded by the coding sequence ATGATGGACATCAACGAGATTCGCGAATACCTGCCTCACCGTTACCCGTTCCTGCTGGTGGATCGCGTGACGGATCTGGACTACGAGGCCCAGAGCATTCGTGCCTACAAGAATGTCAGCATCAACGAGCCGTTCTTCAACGGCCATTTCCCGGCGCACCCGATCATGCCGGGCGTCCTGATCATCGAAGCCATGGCCCAGGCTGCCGGCATCCTCGGCTTCAAGATGCTGGATGCCAAGCCTGCCGACGGCACTCTTTACTACTTCGTCGGTTCCGACAAACTGCGTTTCCGTCAGCCGGTACTGCCGGGTGACCAGCTTGTGCTGGAAGCCAAGTTCCTCAGCCGCAAGAGCATGATCTGGAAGTTCGAGTGCCGTGCGCTGGTCGACGGCAAGCCGGTTTGCTCGGCCGAGATCACCTGCGCGGAACGCTCCCTATGA
- the lpxD gene encoding UDP-3-O-(3-hydroxymyristoyl)glucosamine N-acyltransferase translates to MTVTMTLGQLAEALGATLKGPEALQITGLATLQEAGPGQLSFLANPQYRKYLDNSQAAAVLLKAADAEGFAGNALIVADPYLAYARISHLFDPKPKAVAGIHPSAVVAEDAQVDASASIGPFAVIESGARIAANVSVGAHCVVGARCVIGEGGWLAPRVTLYHDVTIGKRVVIQSGAVIGGEGFGFANEKGVWRKIAQIGGVTIGDDVEIGVNTAVDRGALSDTRIADGVKLDNQIQIAHNVQIGEHTAMAACVGISGSTRIGKHCTIAGGVGMVGHIDVCDNVFVSGMTMVTRSITEPGAYSSGTAMQPLAEWRKSAARIRHLDDMAKRLQQVEKRVDTVTSGGQPTSEG, encoded by the coding sequence ATGACCGTGACCATGACGCTAGGCCAGCTGGCCGAGGCCCTCGGCGCTACCCTCAAGGGGCCCGAGGCGCTGCAGATTACCGGGCTGGCCACCTTGCAGGAGGCTGGCCCCGGTCAGTTGAGCTTCCTCGCCAACCCGCAGTACCGCAAATACCTGGATAACAGCCAGGCGGCCGCGGTGCTGCTCAAGGCGGCGGACGCCGAAGGCTTTGCCGGCAATGCACTGATCGTCGCCGATCCGTACCTGGCCTACGCGCGCATTTCCCACCTGTTCGATCCCAAACCCAAGGCTGTGGCGGGTATTCATCCCAGCGCCGTGGTGGCTGAGGACGCGCAGGTGGATGCCAGCGCCAGCATCGGGCCGTTCGCGGTCATCGAAAGCGGCGCACGCATCGCGGCCAATGTCAGCGTAGGGGCGCACTGCGTAGTGGGTGCCCGTTGCGTGATCGGCGAGGGTGGATGGCTGGCGCCACGGGTCACCTTGTACCATGACGTGACCATCGGCAAGCGCGTGGTCATCCAGTCGGGTGCGGTAATCGGCGGCGAAGGCTTCGGCTTCGCCAACGAGAAGGGCGTATGGCGCAAGATTGCCCAGATTGGCGGCGTGACCATCGGCGACGACGTGGAAATCGGCGTCAACACTGCGGTCGACCGTGGTGCGTTGTCGGACACGCGCATCGCTGACGGGGTCAAGCTCGACAACCAGATCCAGATCGCCCACAACGTGCAGATCGGTGAGCATACGGCCATGGCCGCCTGTGTCGGCATTTCCGGCAGTACGCGCATCGGCAAGCATTGCACCATTGCCGGTGGTGTCGGCATGGTGGGGCATATCGATGTCTGTGATAACGTTTTCGTGTCTGGTATGACCATGGTGACCCGTTCAATAACCGAACCGGGTGCCTATTCTTCCGGCACTGCCATGCAGCCACTGGCTGAATGGCGCAAGAGCGCCGCGCGTATCCGCCACCTGGACGACATGGCCAAGCGTCTCCAGCAGGTGGAAAAACGCGTCGATACCGTGACCTCAGGTGGCCAGCCGACATCAGAAGGCTGA
- a CDS encoding OmpH family outer membrane protein gives MRKLTQLAVVAAALVATPAFAEMKVAVLNYQMALLESDAAKKYAVDAEKKFGPQLTKLKSLESSAKGIQDRLIKGGDKMQQQERERLELEFKQKARDFQFQSKELNEAKAVADRDMLKQLKPKLDGAVEEVIKKGGYDLVLERGAVIDVKPQYDITRQVIERMNQAR, from the coding sequence GTGCGTAAGTTGACTCAACTGGCCGTAGTGGCCGCGGCGCTGGTCGCCACCCCGGCTTTCGCCGAAATGAAGGTTGCCGTCCTGAACTATCAGATGGCCCTGCTGGAATCGGACGCCGCCAAGAAATACGCGGTGGATGCCGAGAAGAAATTCGGTCCGCAACTGACCAAGCTGAAAAGCCTGGAAAGCAGCGCCAAAGGTATCCAGGACCGTCTGATCAAAGGCGGCGACAAGATGCAGCAGCAGGAGCGTGAGCGCCTGGAGCTCGAATTCAAGCAGAAGGCTCGTGACTTCCAGTTCCAGTCCAAGGAGCTGAACGAAGCCAAGGCCGTTGCCGACCGCGACATGCTCAAGCAGCTGAAGCCGAAGCTGGATGGCGCTGTCGAGGAAGTAATCAAGAAAGGTGGTTACGACCTGGTCCTGGAGCGTGGCGCGGTCATCGATGTCAAGCCTCAGTACGACATCACCCGCCAGGTCATCGAGCGCATGAACCAAGCCCGTTGA
- the bamA gene encoding outer membrane protein assembly factor BamA — MKRLLLTAVMSALMIAEVHAESFTISDIRVNGLQRVSAGSVFGALPLNVGDQADDRRLVESTRSLFKTGFFQDIQLNRDGNVLIINVVERPSVSSIEIEGNKAISTEDLMKGLKQSGLAEGEIFQRATLEGVRNELQRQYVAQGRYSAEVDAEVVPQPRNRVALKIKINEGTVAAIQHINIVGNNVFDDETLAQLFELKTTNWLSFFKNDDKYAREKLSGDLERLRSYYLDRGYINMDIASTQVSITPDKKHVYITVNINEGEKYTVRDVKLSGDLKVPEDQVKSLLLVQPGQVFSRKVMTTTSDLITRRLGNEGYTFANVNGVPKPNDEDHTVDIMFVVDPGKRAYVNRINYRGNTKTEDEVLRREMRQMEGGWASTYLIDQSKTRLERLGFFKEVNVETPPVPGTDDQVDVNYSVEEQASGSITASVGFAQSAGLILGGSISQSNFLGTGNKVSIGLTRSEYQTRYNFGFVDPYFTADGVSLGYNAFYRSTDYDDLDVDVASYAVDSYGAGVSLGYPISETSRLTYGLSVQQDKIKTGKYTVDEIFDFLEQEGDSFLNFKASIGWSESTLNKGVLATRGHSQSLTLESTIPGSDLSFFKLDYRGQLFKPITNDYTLRLHTELGYGDGYGSTSGLPFYENYFAGGFNSVRGFKDSSLGPRSTPSRGEANGGKPGTIADPDQDPLPFGGNVLVQGGVELLFPLPFVKDQRSLRTSVFWDVGNVFDTNCGNQPDCEKVGFSGMASSVGLGVTWITALGPLSFSLAMPVKKPDDADTQVFQFSLGQTF; from the coding sequence ATGAAACGTCTGCTGCTAACTGCGGTCATGTCCGCACTGATGATCGCTGAAGTTCACGCCGAGTCCTTCACCATCTCCGATATCCGCGTCAACGGCCTGCAGCGGGTTTCCGCCGGCAGTGTGTTCGGTGCGCTGCCGCTCAACGTCGGCGACCAGGCCGATGACCGCCGCCTGGTGGAATCGACCCGTTCCCTGTTCAAGACCGGCTTCTTCCAGGACATCCAGCTGAACCGCGATGGCAATGTCCTGATCATCAACGTGGTTGAACGCCCATCGGTATCGAGCATCGAGATCGAAGGCAACAAGGCGATCAGCACCGAAGACCTGATGAAGGGCCTGAAGCAATCGGGCCTGGCCGAAGGCGAGATCTTCCAGCGAGCCACTCTCGAAGGCGTGCGTAACGAGCTGCAGCGTCAGTACGTGGCCCAGGGCCGCTATTCGGCCGAAGTCGACGCCGAGGTGGTGCCGCAGCCGCGCAACCGGGTGGCGCTGAAGATCAAGATCAACGAAGGCACCGTCGCCGCTATCCAGCACATCAACATCGTTGGCAACAACGTGTTCGACGACGAGACCCTGGCGCAGCTGTTCGAGCTGAAGACCACCAACTGGTTGTCGTTCTTCAAGAACGACGACAAGTATGCCCGCGAAAAGCTGTCCGGTGACCTGGAACGCCTGCGTTCCTACTACCTGGACCGCGGCTACATCAACATGGACATTGCCTCCACCCAGGTGTCCATCACGCCGGACAAGAAGCACGTCTACATCACCGTCAACATCAACGAAGGCGAGAAGTACACCGTCCGCGACGTCAAGCTGTCGGGTGACCTGAAGGTGCCGGAAGACCAGGTCAAGTCGCTGCTGCTGGTGCAGCCAGGCCAGGTATTCTCGCGCAAGGTGATGACCACCACTTCCGATCTGATTACCCGTCGTCTGGGCAACGAAGGCTATACCTTCGCCAACGTCAACGGCGTGCCGAAGCCGAACGATGAAGACCACACCGTCGACATCATGTTCGTGGTCGACCCGGGCAAGCGTGCCTACGTCAACCGCATCAACTATCGCGGCAACACCAAGACCGAAGACGAAGTGCTGCGCCGCGAGATGCGCCAGATGGAAGGTGGCTGGGCCTCGACCTACCTGATCGACCAGTCCAAGACCCGTCTGGAGCGCCTGGGCTTCTTCAAGGAAGTCAACGTCGAGACCCCGCCGGTGCCGGGCACCGATGACCAGGTCGACGTCAACTACAGCGTCGAGGAGCAGGCTTCCGGCTCGATCACCGCCAGCGTCGGTTTCGCCCAGAGCGCCGGCCTGATCCTCGGTGGTTCGATCAGCCAGAGCAACTTCCTCGGTACCGGTAACAAGGTGTCGATCGGCCTGACCCGTTCGGAATACCAGACCCGCTACAACTTCGGCTTCGTCGATCCCTACTTCACCGCCGATGGCGTGAGCCTGGGCTACAACGCCTTCTACCGCAGCACCGACTACGATGACCTCGATGTCGACGTGGCCAGCTATGCGGTGGACAGCTACGGTGCCGGCGTCAGCCTGGGCTACCCGATCAGCGAAACCTCGCGCCTGACCTATGGCCTGAGCGTGCAGCAGGACAAGATCAAGACCGGCAAGTACACCGTTGACGAGATCTTCGACTTCCTCGAACAGGAAGGCGACAGCTTCCTCAACTTCAAGGCCTCGATCGGCTGGTCGGAGTCGACCCTGAACAAAGGCGTGCTGGCCACCCGTGGTCACTCGCAAAGCCTGACCCTGGAATCCACCATTCCGGGCAGCGACCTGTCGTTCTTCAAGCTCGACTACCGCGGCCAGCTGTTCAAGCCGATTACCAACGACTACACCCTGCGCCTGCACACCGAGCTGGGCTATGGTGATGGTTACGGCAGCACTTCCGGCCTGCCGTTCTACGAGAACTACTTCGCGGGTGGCTTCAACTCCGTCCGTGGCTTCAAGGACAGCAGCCTGGGCCCACGCAGTACCCCAAGCCGCGGCGAGGCCAACGGTGGCAAGCCAGGCACCATCGCCGACCCGGACCAGGATCCGTTGCCGTTCGGTGGTAACGTGCTGGTGCAAGGCGGCGTCGAGCTGCTGTTCCCGTTGCCGTTCGTCAAGGACCAGCGTTCGCTGCGCACCTCCGTGTTCTGGGACGTGGGTAACGTGTTCGACACCAATTGCGGCAACCAGCCTGATTGCGAGAAGGTCGGGTTCTCGGGCATGGCCAGCTCGGTCGGCCTGGGCGTGACCTGGATTACTGCACTGGGCCCGTTGAGCTTCAGCCTGGCGATGCCGGTCAAGAAGCCGGACGATGCCGACACGCAGGTGTTCCAATTCTCTCTGGGCCAGACCTTCTGA
- the rseP gene encoding RIP metalloprotease RseP — MTALYMIIGTLVALGVLVTFHEFGHFWVARRCGVKVLRFSVGFGTPLLRWHDRHGTEFVVAAIPLGGYVKMLDEREGEVPPALLDHSFNRKSVRQRIAIVAAGPIANFLLAILFFWVLAMLGTQQVRPVIGAVEAGSLAASAGLTAGQEIVSIDGKPTNGWAAVNLQLVRRLGESGTLQVGVRDEGATAERQLQVKLDSWLKGADEPDPIQSLGLQPWRPAIVPVLAEIDPKGPAAAAGLKTGDRLLALDGIAVSEWQQVVDAVRARPQAKVLVRVERDGAALELPVTLARKGEGKAAGGYLGAGVKGGEWPASMLREVSYGPLDAVAEGLSRTWSMSVLTLESLKKMLFGELSVKNLSGPITIAKVAGASAQSGVGDFLNFLAYLSISLGVLNLLPIPVLDGGHLLFYLVEWVRGRPLSDRVQGWGVQIGISLVIGVMLLALINDLGRL; from the coding sequence ATGACAGCGCTCTACATGATTATCGGCACCCTCGTGGCCTTGGGGGTGCTGGTCACCTTCCATGAATTCGGCCACTTCTGGGTGGCGCGTCGCTGTGGGGTCAAGGTGCTGCGTTTCTCGGTGGGCTTCGGCACGCCGTTGCTGCGCTGGCATGACCGCCATGGCACCGAGTTCGTGGTCGCGGCGATTCCGCTGGGTGGCTACGTCAAGATGCTCGACGAGCGCGAGGGCGAGGTGCCGCCGGCGCTGCTCGACCACTCGTTCAACCGCAAGTCCGTGCGCCAGCGCATTGCCATCGTCGCGGCCGGCCCGATTGCCAACTTCCTGCTGGCAATCCTGTTCTTCTGGGTGTTGGCGATGCTGGGTACCCAGCAGGTCCGCCCGGTGATCGGCGCCGTCGAAGCGGGCAGCCTGGCAGCATCGGCAGGCCTGACCGCAGGTCAGGAAATCGTCTCCATCGATGGCAAGCCGACCAATGGCTGGGCGGCGGTCAACCTGCAGCTGGTCCGTCGCCTGGGCGAGAGCGGTACCTTGCAGGTGGGCGTGCGCGACGAGGGCGCCACTGCCGAGCGCCAGCTGCAGGTGAAGCTGGACAGCTGGCTCAAGGGTGCCGACGAGCCGGACCCGATCCAGTCCCTGGGCCTGCAGCCTTGGCGTCCGGCGATCGTGCCGGTGCTGGCCGAAATCGATCCGAAAGGGCCGGCTGCTGCCGCCGGCCTGAAAACCGGCGACAGGCTGCTGGCCCTCGACGGTATTGCCGTGAGCGAGTGGCAGCAGGTGGTCGACGCCGTGCGCGCCCGCCCGCAAGCCAAGGTGCTGGTGCGTGTCGAGCGTGACGGCGCTGCCCTGGAGTTGCCGGTAACCCTGGCGCGCAAGGGCGAGGGCAAGGCTGCCGGGGGCTATCTCGGTGCCGGGGTAAAAGGTGGCGAATGGCCTGCCAGCATGCTCCGCGAAGTCAGCTACGGCCCGCTGGACGCGGTGGCTGAGGGCTTGTCGCGTACCTGGAGCATGAGTGTCCTGACCCTTGAATCGCTGAAGAAAATGCTGTTCGGGGAGCTCTCGGTAAAAAACTTGAGCGGACCGATAACCATTGCTAAAGTGGCGGGCGCTTCAGCCCAGTCCGGCGTCGGGGATTTCCTGAATTTCCTGGCCTACCTGAGCATAAGCCTGGGGGTTCTTAACCTGCTGCCCATCCCGGTTCTGGATGGGGGGCATTTGCTGTTTTACCTGGTCGAGTGGGTGCGCGGTCGTCCGCTGTCGGATCGGGTGCAAGGTTGGGGGGTCCAGATCGGTATCAGTTTGGTCATAGGGGTGATGTTGCTCGCCCTGATCAACGATCTGGGTCGACTATAA
- the ispC gene encoding 1-deoxy-D-xylulose-5-phosphate reductoisomerase, producing the protein MSRPQRITVLGATGSIGLSTLDVIARHPDRYQVFALSGYSRIDELLALCLRHRPAFAVVPVAEAAVRLREGLAAAGCATEVLEGEAGLCQVACAPEVDAVMAAIVGAAGLRPTLAAVEAGKKVLLANKEALVMSGALFMDAVRRSGAVLLPIDSEHNAIFQCMPGDYARGLHAVGVRRILLTASGGPFRETPVEALLDVTPEQACAHPNWSMGRKISVDSASMMNKGLELIEACWLFDAAPAKVEVVVHPQSVIHSLVDYVDGSVLAQLGNPDMRTPIANALAWPERIDSGVAPLDLFAIARLDFQAPDEQRFPCLRLARQAAEAGNSAPAVLNAANEVAVEAFLQRRIRFPEIARMIEQVLAQESVVPLPSLDAVFAADQRARELSREWLRRHGR; encoded by the coding sequence GTGAGCCGTCCGCAGCGCATTACCGTGCTCGGGGCCACCGGTTCCATCGGCCTGAGCACGCTGGATGTCATCGCACGCCATCCCGACCGCTACCAGGTGTTCGCCCTGAGCGGCTATTCGCGTATCGACGAATTGCTCGCCCTGTGTTTGCGCCATCGCCCGGCGTTTGCCGTGGTGCCGGTGGCCGAGGCGGCCGTCCGTCTGCGCGAAGGCCTGGCTGCGGCGGGCTGCGCCACCGAAGTGCTGGAAGGCGAAGCCGGGTTGTGCCAGGTGGCTTGCGCGCCGGAGGTCGACGCCGTGATGGCAGCCATCGTCGGTGCTGCCGGCTTGCGTCCCACCCTCGCCGCGGTCGAGGCGGGCAAGAAGGTGCTGCTGGCCAACAAGGAGGCGCTGGTGATGTCCGGTGCGCTGTTCATGGACGCGGTGCGGCGCAGCGGCGCTGTGTTGCTGCCGATCGACAGCGAGCACAATGCGATCTTCCAGTGCATGCCCGGCGACTATGCACGTGGCCTGCATGCCGTAGGCGTACGCCGGATCCTGCTGACCGCTTCCGGTGGCCCGTTCCGCGAGACGCCCGTCGAGGCATTGCTCGACGTCACCCCGGAGCAGGCTTGCGCGCACCCCAACTGGTCCATGGGGCGCAAGATTTCGGTGGATTCCGCCAGCATGATGAACAAGGGCCTGGAACTGATCGAGGCTTGCTGGTTGTTCGATGCGGCACCGGCCAAGGTCGAGGTGGTGGTGCATCCGCAAAGCGTGATCCACTCCCTGGTGGACTACGTTGATGGTTCGGTGCTGGCGCAGTTGGGTAACCCGGACATGCGCACGCCGATCGCCAACGCCCTGGCCTGGCCCGAACGGATCGATTCCGGGGTGGCCCCGCTGGACCTGTTCGCCATCGCCCGTCTGGATTTCCAGGCACCCGACGAACAGCGCTTCCCTTGCCTGCGCCTGGCGCGGCAGGCTGCCGAGGCTGGCAACAGCGCGCCGGCCGTGCTCAATGCCGCCAACGAAGTCGCGGTCGAGGCATTTCTCCAACGGCGTATCCGCTTCCCGGAGATCGCGCGTATGATCGAACAGGTGCTCGCTCAGGAGTCCGTCGTGCCGCTGCCGTCGCTGGACGCGGTGTTCGCCGCCGACCAGCGTGCCCGGGAGCTTTCCCGTGAATGGCTGAGGCGCCACGGTCGCTGA
- a CDS encoding phosphatidate cytidylyltransferase translates to MLKQRIITALILLPIALGGFFLLNGGDFALFIGFVVTLGAWEWARLAGLMAQPLRIAYAVVVAGALMLLYILPELAPWVLGAAVIWWGLATWLVLTYPRSSELWASAACRLLIGLLVLLPAWQGLVLLKHWSLGNWLILSVMVLVWAADIGAYFSGRAFGKRKLAPQVSPGKSWEGVYGGLAVSLVITAVVGISRDWSFGQILLGLLGAALVVMSSVVGDLTESMFKRRSGIKDSSNLLPGHGGVLDRIDSLTAAIPIFAVLLWAAEWGVM, encoded by the coding sequence ATGCTTAAACAACGCATCATTACCGCGCTGATCCTGCTGCCGATCGCGCTGGGTGGCTTCTTCCTGCTCAATGGCGGGGATTTCGCCCTGTTCATCGGCTTTGTGGTAACCCTCGGCGCCTGGGAGTGGGCACGCCTGGCCGGGCTGATGGCCCAGCCGCTGCGCATCGCCTATGCCGTGGTGGTGGCCGGGGCGCTGATGCTGCTATACATCCTTCCCGAGCTGGCGCCGTGGGTGCTCGGCGCTGCGGTGATCTGGTGGGGGCTGGCTACCTGGCTGGTGCTGACCTATCCGCGCAGCAGCGAGCTGTGGGCCAGTGCCGCCTGCCGGCTGCTGATCGGCCTGCTGGTGCTGCTGCCGGCCTGGCAGGGGCTGGTGCTGCTCAAGCACTGGTCACTGGGTAACTGGCTGATCCTGTCGGTCATGGTGCTGGTATGGGCCGCCGATATCGGTGCGTATTTCTCCGGTCGTGCCTTCGGCAAGCGCAAGCTGGCCCCGCAGGTCAGCCCGGGCAAAAGTTGGGAAGGCGTGTATGGCGGCCTGGCGGTCAGCCTGGTGATCACGGCGGTGGTCGGTATCAGCCGCGACTGGAGCTTCGGTCAGATCCTGCTGGGCCTGTTGGGTGCCGCGCTGGTGGTCATGTCGTCGGTGGTTGGTGACCTGACCGAAAGCATGTTCAAGCGCCGCTCCGGCATCAAGGACAGCAGCAACCTGCTGCCCGGTCATGGCGGGGTGCTGGACCGCATCGACAGCCTGACGGCTGCCATCCCGATTTTCGCCGTGCTGTTGTGGGCAGCGGAATGGGGTGTGATGTGA